A genomic window from Flintibacter sp. KGMB00164 includes:
- a CDS encoding response regulator transcription factor — MEPIRILVVEDDQDINRLLCTILNDAGYFSQSAFSGSEAMLWAEKEGFDLVLLDLMLPGLTGEEFIAKVRQHGTMPIIVLSAKAGVEDRVKVLRLGADDFIPKPFDNQEVLARVEAQLRRVKKFSAPPEKKQRFVCGDLCLDREEFTVTAEGNPVTLTAREFEILALLMEYPKRVFTREQIYQHVWGEDYFGDDNTVNVHISNLRSKLGKVSKQEFIKTVWGIGFKMADC, encoded by the coding sequence TTGGAGCCGATACGGATCTTAGTGGTGGAAGATGATCAGGACATCAACCGCCTGCTGTGTACCATCCTCAACGACGCAGGTTATTTCAGCCAGAGCGCCTTCTCCGGCAGCGAGGCCATGCTGTGGGCGGAGAAGGAGGGCTTTGACCTGGTGCTGCTGGACCTGATGCTCCCCGGTCTGACCGGAGAGGAGTTCATTGCCAAGGTGCGCCAGCACGGCACCATGCCCATCATCGTCCTGTCCGCCAAGGCGGGCGTGGAGGACCGGGTGAAGGTGCTGCGCCTGGGGGCGGATGACTTCATCCCAAAGCCCTTTGACAACCAGGAGGTGCTGGCCCGGGTGGAGGCCCAGCTGCGCCGGGTGAAGAAGTTCTCCGCGCCTCCGGAGAAAAAGCAGCGCTTTGTCTGCGGCGATCTGTGCCTGGACCGGGAGGAGTTTACCGTCACGGCGGAAGGAAATCCCGTGACCCTCACCGCACGGGAATTTGAAATTCTGGCCCTGCTGATGGAGTACCCCAAGCGGGTATTTACCCGGGAGCAGATCTATCAGCACGTGTGGGGCGAGGACTACTTCGGCGACGACAACACGGTCAACGTGCACATCAGCAACCTGCGTTCCAAGCTGGGTAAGGTGAGCAAGCAGGAGTTTATCAAGACCGTGTGGGGCATTGGCTTTAAAATGGCGGATTGTTAG
- a CDS encoding monovalent cation/H(+) antiporter subunit G has translation MTIRTVMGVVLICLGVVVVLIAALGLFRFKETLDLIHAGALADTMGVFLVLAGVMVLWGFTVASAKLVLALVILWVTNPVSAHLIARMELVTGRGIEPDTLPGEGEQEL, from the coding sequence ATGACCATACGCACCGTGATGGGGGTGGTCCTCATCTGCCTGGGGGTCGTGGTGGTGCTTATCGCCGCTCTGGGCCTGTTCCGCTTCAAGGAGACCCTGGACCTCATCCACGCCGGAGCTCTGGCCGACACCATGGGCGTGTTCCTGGTGCTGGCGGGGGTGATGGTGCTGTGGGGGTTTACCGTGGCTTCCGCAAAGCTGGTCCTGGCTCTGGTAATTTTGTGGGTGACCAATCCGGTCTCCGCCCACCTCATCGCCCGCATGGAGCTGGTCACTGGTCGGGGCATCGAGCCTGATACGCTGCCGGGAGAGGGGGAACAGGAGCTATGA
- a CDS encoding cation:proton antiporter subunit C gives MLETILQQRYYITAVLLFSIGFVTLFLHPNLIKKIIGLNLMDTAVFLFLASMGYIEGGAAPIVEEGAKASQYINPVPGGLVLTGIVVAVSTTALFLALTIRLYRQYHSVNLDVILMLAWEGKVED, from the coding sequence GTGCTGGAGACCATTTTGCAGCAGCGCTACTACATTACCGCTGTGCTGCTGTTCAGCATCGGCTTTGTTACCCTGTTTCTCCACCCCAACCTCATTAAAAAGATCATCGGCCTTAATCTGATGGACACGGCGGTCTTTCTCTTTCTGGCCTCCATGGGCTACATCGAGGGGGGAGCGGCCCCCATTGTGGAGGAGGGAGCCAAGGCATCCCAGTACATAAATCCGGTGCCCGGCGGGCTGGTGCTCACCGGCATCGTGGTGGCGGTGAGTACCACCGCGCTGTTTCTGGCTCTGACCATCCGGCTCTATCGCCAATATCACAGCGTCAACTTGGACGTCATCCTCATGCTGGCCTGGGAAGGCAAGGTGGAGGATTAA
- a CDS encoding monovalent cation/H+ antiporter complex subunit F encodes MAECTPVLGGILVGVLCVLTLVLLACLARAIRGPRYTDRLIALNMICTVVILLLSVLSYLLGASYLVDVIILYGLLNLLAVAVLSRISIRRHRERREEEP; translated from the coding sequence ATGGCTGAGTGTACACCGGTGCTGGGCGGTATTCTGGTAGGTGTGCTGTGTGTGCTCACCCTGGTGCTGCTGGCCTGTCTGGCCCGAGCCATTCGTGGGCCCCGGTACACCGACCGGCTGATCGCCCTGAATATGATCTGCACAGTAGTGATTTTGCTGCTGAGCGTGTTGTCCTATCTGCTGGGTGCGTCCTACCTGGTGGATGTCATCATTTTGTACGGACTGTTGAATTTGCTGGCGGTGGCGGTGCTCAGCCGGATCTCCATCCGGCGGCACCGGGAGAGAAGGGAGGAGGAGCCATGA
- a CDS encoding radical SAM protein, with protein sequence MRYDSDILYRPPGEWKSYLLQCTIGCSYNKCTFCAMYKEKKFRIRPVEEILEDIDMARDYYGPGLKRVFLMDGDAVIMKTDDLIRVLRKLYDTFPALEKVTTYAGPRSTLAKSPEELKAIRDAGLNRAYLGVESGSDAVLKAINKGVTAAQMLEAGQKLVAAGFDLWAIVIMGLTGQDGDWEEHILSTAKMINAMKPRHLSAMTFAPAKGTPLGEDVLAGRFKVCTPDQILEECHLLVENLDVDPLHFTSNHASNYLPLKGGLPEDRQKFLDLLDQALAGKIRLRRTLNRGI encoded by the coding sequence ATGCGATACGACAGTGATATTTTGTACCGGCCCCCAGGAGAGTGGAAGAGCTATCTGCTCCAATGCACCATCGGCTGCTCCTATAATAAGTGCACCTTCTGTGCCATGTATAAGGAGAAGAAATTCCGCATCCGTCCGGTGGAGGAGATTTTGGAGGACATCGATATGGCCCGGGACTACTACGGTCCGGGCCTCAAGCGGGTGTTCCTGATGGATGGCGACGCGGTCATCATGAAGACCGATGATCTCATCCGGGTGCTGCGCAAGCTCTACGATACTTTCCCTGCCCTGGAGAAGGTGACCACCTACGCCGGTCCCCGGAGCACCCTGGCCAAATCTCCCGAGGAGCTGAAGGCCATCCGGGATGCGGGCCTCAACCGGGCCTACCTGGGGGTGGAGAGCGGCAGCGACGCGGTGCTCAAGGCCATCAACAAAGGTGTTACCGCCGCCCAAATGCTGGAGGCAGGCCAAAAGCTGGTGGCAGCGGGCTTTGACCTGTGGGCCATCGTCATCATGGGCCTGACCGGCCAGGACGGGGATTGGGAGGAGCACATCCTGTCCACCGCCAAGATGATCAATGCCATGAAGCCCCGGCACCTGTCTGCCATGACTTTCGCTCCCGCCAAGGGCACTCCCCTGGGGGAGGATGTGCTGGCCGGACGGTTCAAGGTGTGCACCCCGGACCAGATTCTGGAGGAGTGCCACCTGCTGGTAGAAAATCTGGACGTGGATCCTCTCCATTTTACCAGCAACCACGCCTCCAACTACCTGCCGCTCAAGGGTGGCCTGCCCGAGGACCGGCAGAAGTTTTTGGACCTGCTGGACCAGGCGCTTGCGGGTAAGATCCGTCTGCGCCGTACCCTGAATCGGGGAATCTGA
- a CDS encoding replication-associated recombination protein A, producing MAYRPLADEIRPTTLDEVVGQKHILGKDGLLRRIIEGGNVPNLIFYGPSGTGKTTVANIIAQRTNRPLHRLNATTASISDIKDIIADIGTLLAPEGVLLYLDEIQYFNKKQQQSLLEFMENGKITLIASTTENPFFYVFGAVLSRSTVFEFKQITAQDALPAIDRGVSILEQRLGGKLELEEGVREHIASACGGDIRKAMNALELLASAAKKEQGKFLVSLDDAKTAAQKSAMRYDREGDAHFDIASALMKSLRGSDPDAALHYLARLLEAGDMTTAIRRLLCSASEDVGMAYPQAALIVKACVDNALQLGLPEARLPLAQAAVLLATAPKSNSVYQGIAAAMADVKAGRVGDIPRELQNVHADSAGLEREQGYLYPHDFPGHWVRQQYLPDELKNRKYYQYGDNKTEQAARRYWDEIKKP from the coding sequence ATGGCATACCGGCCTCTGGCCGACGAGATCCGGCCCACGACCCTGGACGAGGTGGTGGGGCAGAAGCACATCCTGGGCAAGGACGGTCTGCTGCGCCGCATCATTGAGGGAGGCAATGTCCCCAATCTCATCTTCTACGGTCCGTCTGGCACAGGAAAGACCACCGTGGCCAACATCATCGCCCAGCGGACCAACCGGCCCCTGCACCGCCTCAACGCCACCACCGCCTCCATCAGTGACATTAAAGACATCATCGCCGACATCGGGACCCTGTTGGCCCCGGAAGGAGTTTTGCTTTACTTAGACGAGATCCAGTACTTTAACAAGAAGCAGCAGCAGTCTCTGCTGGAGTTTATGGAGAACGGGAAGATCACCCTTATCGCCTCCACCACGGAGAATCCCTTCTTCTATGTGTTTGGGGCAGTGCTGTCCCGGTCCACCGTCTTTGAGTTCAAGCAGATCACCGCCCAGGATGCCCTGCCCGCCATCGACCGGGGTGTTTCCATCCTGGAACAGCGCTTAGGCGGCAAGCTGGAGCTGGAGGAGGGAGTGCGGGAGCATATCGCCTCCGCCTGCGGCGGCGACATCCGCAAAGCCATGAACGCTTTGGAGCTGTTGGCCTCGGCGGCCAAGAAGGAGCAAGGAAAATTCCTTGTCAGTCTGGACGACGCGAAAACGGCGGCCCAGAAATCGGCCATGCGCTACGACCGGGAAGGAGACGCCCACTTTGACATCGCCTCCGCTCTGATGAAGTCCTTGCGCGGGTCCGACCCGGACGCCGCCCTCCACTACCTAGCCCGGCTGCTGGAGGCGGGAGACATGACCACCGCCATCCGGCGGCTGTTGTGCTCGGCCAGCGAGGACGTGGGCATGGCCTATCCCCAGGCCGCCCTCATCGTGAAGGCCTGCGTGGACAACGCCTTGCAGCTGGGACTGCCCGAGGCCAGGCTGCCCCTGGCCCAGGCGGCGGTGCTGCTGGCCACCGCCCCCAAGTCCAATTCGGTCTATCAGGGCATCGCCGCCGCCATGGCCGATGTAAAGGCGGGACGGGTGGGGGACATCCCCCGGGAACTGCAAAATGTCCACGCCGACTCGGCAGGGTTGGAGCGGGAGCAGGGGTACCTCTATCCCCACGACTTCCCCGGCCACTGGGTGCGCCAGCAGTACCTGCCGGACGAGCTGAAAAACCGGAAATACTACCAGTACGGCGACAACAAGACGGAACAGGCCGCCCGCCGCTACTGGGACGAGATCAAAAAGCCTTAG
- a CDS encoding DUF951 domain-containing protein, which translates to MDIHVGDILRMKKTHPCGSSEWLVLRVGMDFKMRCQGCGHEVMLPRSKAEKNIRKVFRDGDQVSV; encoded by the coding sequence ATGGACATTCATGTAGGGGATATCCTGAGAATGAAAAAGACCCATCCCTGCGGCAGCTCGGAGTGGTTAGTGCTGCGGGTGGGCATGGACTTTAAGATGCGCTGCCAGGGCTGCGGCCATGAGGTGATGCTGCCCCGGAGCAAGGCGGAGAAAAATATCCGCAAGGTGTTCCGGGACGGAGACCAGGTAAGCGTTTGA
- the mbhE gene encoding hydrogen gas-evolving membrane-bound hydrogenase subunit E produces MKNNHVQEDWYHRFLRWAGGEEPEGAEGPEDPERAEFQEYLEYIEAHGYMEFGAYRLMRFRQRREKGLEDPRGSLHGPPAPEPEPVHPPRHHRPGKLRHQLLLYRVLSAVIVITLAAIFLVVTMDLPLFGRADSPAVNEVSQRYLEQGLEETGAVNAVTGMILDYRAFDTFGESAVLFAAAMSTLLLLHSPKSRMRTFRGPDEVLSQLGRRILPVILLFGIYVVVNGHLSPGGGFSGGAILGAGLILASLVLGEERMARMLPASRTSKITVTCLLAYGLMKGYSFYTGANHVGWEVPKGIPGTIFSGGFILPLNLCVGIIVACTMYTFYSLFLEGEG; encoded by the coding sequence ATGAAGAATAACCACGTCCAGGAGGACTGGTACCACCGCTTTCTCCGCTGGGCAGGGGGCGAGGAGCCGGAAGGGGCCGAGGGGCCTGAGGACCCGGAGCGCGCCGAGTTCCAGGAGTACCTGGAGTACATCGAGGCCCACGGCTATATGGAGTTCGGGGCCTACCGCCTGATGCGCTTCCGTCAGCGCCGTGAGAAGGGTCTGGAGGACCCCCGAGGTTCTCTCCACGGTCCGCCCGCTCCGGAGCCGGAGCCGGTCCACCCGCCCCGGCACCACCGCCCGGGAAAGCTGCGCCACCAGCTTCTGCTGTACCGGGTGCTCAGCGCGGTCATTGTCATCACCCTGGCCGCCATCTTTTTGGTGGTCACCATGGATCTGCCTCTCTTTGGCCGGGCGGATAGCCCGGCGGTGAATGAAGTGTCCCAGCGCTATCTGGAGCAGGGACTGGAGGAGACGGGCGCGGTGAATGCCGTTACCGGCATGATTTTGGACTACCGGGCCTTCGACACCTTCGGGGAGTCGGCGGTGCTCTTTGCCGCTGCCATGAGTACCTTGCTGCTGCTCCACAGCCCCAAAAGCCGGATGCGCACCTTCCGGGGACCGGACGAGGTGCTCTCTCAGTTGGGACGGCGGATTCTGCCTGTGATTCTGCTCTTTGGTATCTATGTAGTGGTCAACGGCCACCTGAGCCCCGGCGGCGGATTTTCCGGCGGGGCCATTCTGGGGGCGGGCTTGATTCTGGCCTCCCTGGTGTTGGGGGAGGAGCGGATGGCCCGGATGCTGCCTGCGTCCCGCACCTCTAAGATTACCGTCACCTGCCTGCTGGCCTATGGACTGATGAAGGGCTACTCCTTCTACACCGGGGCCAACCATGTGGGCTGGGAGGTGCCCAAGGGAATTCCCGGGACCATTTTCAGTGGGGGATTCATTCTGCCCCTCAATCTGTGTGTGGGCATCATCGTGGCCTGTACCATGTACACCTTTTATTCACTGTTTCTGGAAGGGGAGGGATAA
- a CDS encoding hydrogenase subunit MbhD domain-containing protein, producing the protein MIVLEVLLLAFLVFCALATVLGKKMVSSIIIFMSYSAVMSILWFLLESPDLAITEAAVGAGVTSLLFFLTLRKINALRGLEKDEE; encoded by the coding sequence ATGATCGTGCTGGAAGTCTTGCTGCTGGCCTTTTTGGTGTTCTGCGCTCTGGCTACGGTGCTGGGCAAGAAGATGGTGTCCTCCATCATCATCTTTATGTCCTACTCGGCGGTCATGTCCATTTTGTGGTTTCTGCTGGAGTCCCCCGACCTGGCCATCACTGAGGCCGCCGTGGGGGCAGGGGTGACCAGTCTGCTGTTTTTCCTTACCCTGCGGAAGATCAATGCGCTGAGGGGGCTGGAAAAGGATGAAGAATAA
- a CDS encoding Na+/H+ antiporter subunit E, with amino-acid sequence MLTGAAVSAALTWLARTVLKLPAWGGLRLIRRLPRVFLYLFYLFGQVVVSNLQVMERILFPQKRKGGGRLVWFRTDLKEEGTRLTLANSITLTPGTVTVSLKGNYLCVHALDEDFAKGVKENGFAPRLERWEEGDHG; translated from the coding sequence GTGCTCACAGGCGCGGCGGTCTCCGCCGCGCTCACTTGGCTTGCACGCACGGTTTTGAAACTGCCCGCCTGGGGAGGATTGCGCCTGATTCGACGGCTCCCCAGGGTATTTTTATACCTTTTTTACCTGTTTGGGCAGGTTGTGGTGTCCAATCTCCAGGTGATGGAGCGGATCCTTTTCCCTCAAAAGCGGAAGGGAGGCGGGCGGCTGGTGTGGTTCCGTACCGATCTGAAGGAGGAGGGTACCCGCCTCACCCTGGCCAATTCCATCACCCTTACCCCGGGCACGGTGACCGTCTCCTTAAAGGGGAACTATCTGTGCGTCCATGCCCTGGATGAGGACTTTGCAAAAGGGGTAAAGGAAAACGGCTTTGCGCCCCGCCTGGAGCGCTGGGAGGAGGGAGACCATGGCTGA